A genome region from Candidatus Manganitrophus noduliformans includes the following:
- the carB gene encoding carbamoyl-phosphate synthase large subunit, whose product MPKRTDIHKILLIGPGPIVIGQACEFDYSGTQACKALREEGYQVILVNSNPATIMTDPEVADRTYIEPITVEVLKEIIARERPDALLPTMGGQTALNMAVALYETGVLERFGVELIGAKYDSIKRAEDREAFKRVIEKAGLEYTKSGRARNREEALAVVAETGFPSIIRSSFTLGGAGGSIAYNREEFESCVEAGLSSSPIHEVLIEQSVLGWKEFELEVMRDKHDNVVIICSIENLDPMGIHTGDSITVAPAQTLTDKEYQRMRDAAIRIIRGVGVDTGGSNIQFALNPKSDEMRVIEMNPRVSRSSALASKATGFPIAKIAAKLSVGLTLDEIRNDITRVTPASFEPTLDYVVVKIPRFAFEKFPSADPTLTLQMKSVGEVMAIGRNFKEALLKAFRSLEIKRDSLEPRYTALDGDGKKLKEMMTRPTFNRLWQVADALRLGVSIDEIHQLTKIDPWFLDQIQEIIAIERKLKEWGARSPVETSRRDVSTTDIPTGEDILRTAKEAGYSDRRIGNLVGCSEGEVRAWREKEGLLPVYKRVDTCGAEFEAYTPYFYSTYDRECEAAPTERKKVIILGSGPNRIGQGIEFDYCCVHAVAALKEIGYESIMVNCNPETVSTDYDTSDRLYFEPLTLEDVLHIVRREGAEGVVVQFGGQTPLKLAVPLEKEGVRILGTSSDAIDRAEDRERFKTLLEKLGLKQPQSGLARSYPEALKAAGEIGYPVMVRPSYVLGGRAMEVIYDQESLRQYMTHAVKASPQHPVLVDKYLEDAVEIDVDAVGDGQEVFVGGIMEHIEEAGVHSGDSACSLPPFSLSPSILETIRAQTIILAKELGVVGLMNVQFAVKDGAVYILEVNPRASRTIPFVSKTIGLPLAKIAMKAILGKPLREQGVFEARPITHIAVKEAVFPFKRLNVDSILGPEMKSTGEVMGIDHDFGRAFAKAEAGAENFLPVSGKVFISIKDKDKPAILPTAKRLFELGFSLIATAGTAAYFEQHGMTVERIYKVKEGRPHVVDALKNREIHLVINTVGDKVSQVDSFSIRQTVLYYSIPYFTTIAGAKAAVRGIEALLKGGVAVKTLQEYHAEMGGKK is encoded by the coding sequence TTGCCGAAGCGAACCGACATTCATAAAATTCTCCTAATCGGCCCTGGGCCGATCGTCATCGGGCAGGCGTGCGAGTTTGATTACTCCGGGACACAGGCCTGCAAGGCGCTCCGTGAAGAGGGATACCAGGTGATCCTGGTCAACAGCAACCCGGCGACGATCATGACCGATCCGGAGGTGGCCGACCGGACCTATATCGAGCCGATCACCGTCGAGGTGCTGAAAGAGATCATCGCCCGCGAGCGCCCCGATGCGCTCCTTCCGACGATGGGAGGACAGACGGCGCTCAACATGGCGGTGGCGCTTTACGAGACCGGCGTTCTGGAGCGGTTCGGCGTCGAGCTGATCGGGGCCAAGTATGACTCGATCAAGCGGGCGGAAGATCGCGAAGCCTTCAAACGGGTCATCGAGAAGGCCGGTCTGGAGTACACGAAGAGCGGGCGCGCGCGCAACCGGGAAGAGGCGCTGGCGGTGGTGGCGGAGACCGGGTTCCCGTCGATCATCCGCTCCTCGTTCACCCTCGGCGGCGCCGGGGGGAGCATCGCCTACAACCGCGAGGAATTCGAGAGCTGCGTCGAAGCGGGCCTCTCAAGCAGCCCGATCCATGAGGTGCTGATCGAGCAGTCGGTGTTGGGATGGAAGGAGTTCGAGCTGGAGGTGATGCGGGACAAACACGACAACGTCGTCATCATCTGCTCGATCGAGAACCTCGACCCGATGGGGATTCACACCGGCGATTCGATCACCGTCGCCCCGGCGCAGACCCTGACCGACAAAGAGTATCAACGGATGCGCGACGCGGCGATCCGGATCATCCGCGGCGTCGGCGTCGACACCGGCGGGTCGAACATCCAGTTCGCCCTCAACCCGAAGAGCGACGAGATGCGGGTGATCGAGATGAACCCGCGCGTCTCTCGAAGCTCGGCGCTCGCCTCGAAGGCGACCGGCTTCCCGATCGCCAAAATCGCCGCCAAGCTCTCGGTCGGTCTTACCCTGGATGAGATCCGAAACGACATCACCCGTGTGACCCCCGCCTCGTTCGAGCCGACGCTCGATTACGTGGTGGTGAAGATCCCCCGGTTCGCCTTCGAGAAATTCCCGAGCGCCGACCCGACCCTGACCCTCCAGATGAAATCGGTCGGAGAGGTAATGGCGATCGGCCGAAATTTCAAAGAGGCCCTCCTGAAAGCGTTCCGGTCGCTGGAGATCAAACGGGACAGCCTGGAGCCGCGTTATACCGCGCTCGATGGGGACGGGAAAAAACTGAAGGAGATGATGACCCGCCCGACCTTCAACCGGCTCTGGCAGGTCGCCGACGCCCTCCGGCTCGGCGTCTCGATCGACGAGATCCATCAATTGACCAAGATCGACCCTTGGTTCCTCGATCAGATTCAAGAAATTATTGCGATCGAGCGAAAGCTAAAAGAGTGGGGGGCAAGATCCCCTGTAGAGACGTCCCGGCGGGACGTCTCTACGACGGACATTCCAACAGGCGAAGATATTCTCCGGACGGCGAAGGAGGCGGGATATTCCGACCGGCGGATCGGGAACCTGGTCGGGTGCTCGGAGGGAGAGGTCCGCGCCTGGCGGGAGAAAGAGGGGCTCCTTCCGGTCTACAAGCGGGTCGACACCTGCGGCGCCGAATTCGAGGCGTATACCCCTTATTTCTACTCGACCTACGATCGGGAGTGCGAGGCGGCCCCGACCGAGCGGAAGAAGGTGATCATCCTCGGGAGCGGCCCCAACCGGATCGGGCAAGGGATCGAGTTCGACTACTGCTGCGTTCATGCCGTCGCGGCGTTGAAAGAGATCGGCTATGAGAGCATCATGGTCAACTGCAACCCGGAGACGGTCAGCACCGATTACGACACCTCCGACCGGCTTTACTTCGAGCCGCTGACGCTGGAGGACGTTCTCCACATCGTCCGGCGGGAGGGGGCGGAAGGGGTCGTCGTCCAGTTCGGCGGGCAGACCCCGTTGAAGCTGGCCGTCCCCCTCGAAAAAGAAGGGGTGCGGATCTTGGGAACTTCTTCCGATGCGATCGACCGGGCGGAAGACCGGGAGCGATTTAAAACATTGTTGGAAAAACTCGGACTGAAGCAGCCGCAGAGCGGCCTCGCCCGCTCCTATCCCGAAGCGCTGAAGGCGGCGGGAGAGATCGGTTATCCGGTGATGGTCCGTCCGTCGTATGTTCTCGGCGGGCGGGCGATGGAGGTGATCTACGACCAGGAGAGCCTGCGCCAGTATATGACCCATGCGGTGAAGGCGTCGCCGCAGCACCCGGTCCTCGTCGACAAATACCTGGAGGACGCGGTCGAGATCGATGTCGATGCGGTCGGCGACGGCCAAGAGGTCTTCGTCGGCGGGATCATGGAGCATATCGAAGAGGCGGGGGTCCATTCGGGCGACTCCGCCTGCTCGCTCCCCCCCTTCTCGTTGAGCCCGTCGATTTTGGAGACGATCCGCGCGCAGACGATCATCCTGGCCAAAGAGCTCGGCGTCGTCGGCTTGATGAACGTCCAGTTTGCAGTTAAAGACGGAGCGGTGTATATTCTGGAGGTGAACCCGCGCGCCTCCCGAACGATTCCCTTCGTCAGCAAGACGATCGGCCTGCCGTTGGCGAAGATCGCCATGAAGGCGATTCTCGGGAAGCCGCTGCGGGAGCAGGGGGTTTTTGAGGCGCGGCCGATCACCCATATCGCCGTCAAAGAAGCGGTCTTTCCGTTCAAGCGATTGAATGTCGATTCGATCCTCGGCCCCGAGATGAAATCGACCGGCGAGGTGATGGGGATCGATCACGATTTCGGCCGAGCCTTCGCCAAGGCGGAGGCGGGGGCGGAGAATTTTCTTCCTGTCTCCGGCAAAGTCTTCATCAGCATCAAGGACAAAGACAAGCCGGCGATTTTACCGACGGCGAAGCGGCTCTTCGAGCTCGGTTTCAGCCTGATCGCCACCGCCGGAACCGCCGCTTATTTCGAACAACACGGGATGACCGTCGAGCGGATCTATAAGGTCAAAGAGGGGAGACCGCATGTGGTTGACGCCCTCAAGAACCGCGAGATTCATCTGGTGATCAACACGGTCGGCGACAAGGTCTCTCAGGTCGATTCTTTTTCGATTCGGCAGACGGTTTTGTACTACAGCATTCCCTATTTCACCACGATTGCGGGGGCCAAAGCGGCGGTGCGCGGAATTGAAGCGCTGCTGAAAGGGGGAGTGGCGGTCAAGACGCTCCAGGAGTATCATGCAGAGATGGGAGGAAAAAAGTGA
- the greA gene encoding transcription elongation factor GreA translates to MTQKGYEQIREELERLKRVERPHVIALIAEARAHGDLSENAEYAAAKEKQSFVEGRIRELEDKLANAQVIDTSNLSTEKVVFGVTVTIMDLQTDEEKKYTLVGQDEADLKDGKISVQSPVGKALIGKRVGDSVSIVTPSKTVEYEILKITFE, encoded by the coding sequence ATGACCCAAAAAGGGTATGAGCAGATTCGAGAGGAGCTCGAGCGGCTCAAACGCGTCGAGCGTCCCCACGTCATCGCCCTGATCGCGGAGGCGCGAGCGCACGGCGATCTTTCCGAGAACGCGGAGTATGCGGCGGCGAAGGAGAAGCAGAGTTTCGTCGAGGGACGGATCCGGGAGCTGGAAGACAAGCTGGCGAACGCGCAGGTGATCGACACGAGCAATCTCTCGACCGAAAAGGTGGTCTTCGGCGTCACCGTCACCATTATGGATCTTCAAACCGACGAAGAAAAGAAGTATACCCTCGTCGGCCAAGACGAGGCCGATCTGAAGGATGGAAAAATTTCCGTTCAATCCCCCGTTGGAAAAGCGCTGATCGGAAAGCGGGTCGGCGACTCGGTCTCGATCGTCACCCCCTCCAAGACCGTCGAATACGAAATTCTCAAAATCACATTTGAGTGA
- a CDS encoding SAM hydrolase/SAM-dependent halogenase family protein, with protein sequence MQGPGAGGRGPAKGKPGKQRNRLFFSPTPDPRPPVPIITLTTDFGLSDYFVGSVKGVLLQRAPGVSLIDITHEIPPQDLITAAFVLKEASLYFPKGTVHLAVVDPGVGTDRRKIIAAEGGQRYVAPDNGILTYILQRKGGRVYAVGETPLLSLEKSPTFAGRDHFAPIAALLATGTPPEALGAEIKDPVVIEGLWPKRGEGEIVGKIVYIDRFGNAIANVTEADLKGSIGGSEWALAVKGVRLSGLKKNYAEGKKGAANLIVNSSGHLEIFVPGGSARDLLGLRLLDEAMIEKI encoded by the coding sequence ATGCAGGGGCCAGGGGCCGGAGGCCGGGGGCCGGCAAAAGGCAAACCCGGAAAGCAGCGCAATCGGCTTTTTTTTTCTCCGACCCCTGACCCCCGGCCCCCGGTCCCTATCATCACCCTCACCACCGATTTCGGCTTAAGCGATTACTTCGTCGGAAGCGTCAAAGGGGTCCTGCTCCAAAGGGCCCCCGGCGTTTCGCTGATCGACATCACCCATGAGATCCCTCCGCAAGATCTGATCACCGCCGCCTTCGTCCTCAAGGAGGCCTCGCTTTATTTTCCAAAAGGAACGGTTCATCTGGCGGTCGTCGATCCCGGCGTTGGAACCGATCGGCGGAAAATCATCGCCGCCGAGGGAGGACAGCGCTACGTGGCTCCCGACAACGGCATCCTCACTTATATCCTTCAGAGGAAAGGAGGCCGGGTTTATGCCGTCGGCGAGACGCCGCTCCTCTCATTGGAAAAGAGCCCGACGTTCGCCGGCCGGGATCATTTCGCCCCAATCGCGGCCCTTCTCGCGACGGGGACGCCGCCGGAGGCATTGGGCGCCGAGATCAAAGACCCCGTTGTCATCGAAGGGCTTTGGCCCAAAAGAGGGGAGGGAGAGATCGTTGGAAAAATTGTCTATATCGATCGTTTCGGAAACGCGATTGCCAACGTGACCGAGGCCGATTTGAAAGGGTCGATCGGCGGATCCGAATGGGCGCTCGCTGTAAAGGGGGTTCGACTGTCGGGTCTGAAGAAGAATTATGCGGAGGGGAAGAAGGGCGCAGCCAATCTCATCGTGAACAGCTCGGGGCATCTGGAGATCTTTGTTCCGGGGGGGAGCGCGCGCGACCTTCTGGGGCTCCGTCTGTTGGATGAAGCGATGATCGAAAAGATTTAA
- a CDS encoding PAS domain-containing hybrid sensor histidine kinase/response regulator gives MNEDLEQRVVERTRALAAANEALQKEVAERRRAEDALRLSEERFRKAFDRAPIGMTLTGLDGRWIEVNHAFCQMVGYSEQELVGMNFRAIMNLDDLDANLKGFRELLNREKDPFKMEKRFFHKDGHTVWVSVSATVVRDPDGEPLYFVAQLEDLTERKQAKEALQRFQFSMEHAPDAVFFMTREAGFSYVNEQACRSLGYTRDELLSLKLWDIDPVFSKERWEEIIQNRIDTVHTETLHRRKDGVFFPVEVSARHLWHGDDEFHVAFVRDISERKQIEEQLRHAQKLEAVGQLTGGVAHEFNNLLTAITGSLALILEQLPAGSELFGLVDVAQKAACRGAGLTQQLLSFSRRSPVDQRPQDLGKEAKEAVHLLRQAIDRQIQIEMKVDPGLWLILADAGQMNQLIMNLCVNARDALMERMERRTNVPTPPGWEPCILIRVENIEVDDAHCRIYPNAKRGRYVRLTVSDNGSGIDEAIRHRIFEPFFTTKEIGRGTGLGLSAVYGIVAEHQGWIELQSAKEEGTTFRIYFPQTEQSPLSRQTLSSERPATEGGKTILLVDDEEAIRLLGKTILECKGYKVLTAGNGLETLALLSGKKKEIDLVILDLTMPHLSGEEVLRQLDQIGPSLKIIVSSGHRTEDASYFKKISYLPKPYRPDDLLRTVAEVLRQA, from the coding sequence ATGAATGAAGACCTCGAACAGCGCGTCGTTGAACGGACCAGAGCGTTGGCGGCCGCCAACGAAGCATTGCAGAAAGAAGTCGCCGAACGCCGACGGGCTGAAGATGCATTGCGGTTAAGCGAGGAGCGGTTCCGTAAAGCATTCGATCGGGCGCCGATCGGCATGACCCTGACCGGCCTCGACGGCCGCTGGATCGAGGTCAATCATGCTTTCTGCCAGATGGTCGGATATTCCGAACAGGAGCTTGTCGGAATGAACTTTCGCGCCATCATGAATCTGGACGACCTCGACGCGAACCTGAAAGGCTTCCGGGAATTGCTCAATCGGGAGAAAGATCCGTTCAAAATGGAAAAGCGCTTTTTCCACAAAGACGGCCACACCGTTTGGGTGAGCGTCAGCGCCACCGTCGTTCGCGACCCGGACGGAGAGCCGCTCTATTTTGTCGCACAATTGGAGGATTTAACCGAGCGAAAACAGGCGAAGGAGGCGCTGCAGCGGTTCCAGTTCTCCATGGAGCATGCGCCGGACGCGGTCTTCTTTATGACCCGCGAGGCCGGCTTCTCTTATGTGAATGAACAGGCGTGCCGCTCGCTCGGCTACACCCGTGATGAGCTGTTGAGTCTGAAACTCTGGGATATCGATCCCGTTTTTTCGAAAGAGCGATGGGAGGAGATTATCCAAAACCGGATCGATACGGTACATACCGAAACCTTGCACCGGCGCAAGGACGGCGTCTTTTTTCCAGTGGAGGTTTCGGCGCGGCATCTCTGGCACGGCGACGACGAGTTTCATGTCGCTTTCGTCCGCGACATCTCCGAGCGGAAGCAGATCGAAGAGCAGCTCCGGCATGCGCAGAAGCTGGAGGCGGTCGGCCAGCTGACGGGAGGGGTGGCCCATGAATTCAACAACCTGCTGACGGCGATCACGGGGAGCCTCGCCCTGATTCTGGAACAACTTCCCGCCGGGAGCGAGTTGTTCGGCCTGGTCGATGTCGCCCAAAAGGCGGCATGCCGGGGGGCCGGGCTGACCCAACAGCTTCTCTCGTTCAGCCGGAGAAGCCCGGTCGATCAACGGCCGCAAGATCTCGGGAAAGAAGCCAAAGAGGCGGTTCATCTTTTACGGCAGGCGATCGACCGCCAGATTCAGATCGAGATGAAGGTCGACCCCGGCCTTTGGCTCATTCTGGCCGATGCGGGCCAGATGAACCAGCTCATCATGAACCTCTGTGTCAATGCCCGCGACGCCCTGATGGAGCGGATGGAACGGCGCACGAACGTCCCGACGCCGCCGGGGTGGGAGCCGTGCATCTTGATCCGTGTCGAAAATATCGAAGTCGATGACGCGCATTGCCGCATCTACCCCAACGCCAAAAGGGGCCGTTACGTCCGTCTCACCGTTTCCGACAACGGCAGCGGGATCGATGAGGCGATTCGTCATCGCATCTTCGAGCCGTTCTTCACCACAAAAGAAATCGGGCGCGGCACCGGGCTGGGACTCTCCGCCGTCTATGGGATCGTCGCGGAGCATCAAGGATGGATCGAATTGCAGAGCGCGAAAGAGGAGGGGACCACCTTTCGGATCTATTTCCCGCAGACGGAGCAATCCCCTCTTTCGAGGCAGACGCTCTCCTCCGAGAGGCCCGCGACGGAGGGTGGAAAGACTATTCTCCTGGTCGACGACGAAGAGGCGATCCGCCTTCTGGGAAAAACGATTCTCGAATGCAAAGGATATAAAGTGCTCACCGCGGGGAACGGTCTAGAGACCCTCGCGCTCTTATCGGGAAAGAAAAAAGAGATCGATCTGGTCATTCTCGACTTAACCATGCCCCACCTCTCCGGGGAAGAAGTCCTCCGTCAGCTCGACCAAATCGGCCCGAGTTTAAAAATCATCGTGTCGAGCGGCCATCGGACCGAAGATGCCTCTTACTTCAAAAAGATCTCCTATTTACCGAAACCGTATCGCCCCGACGATCTTCTCCGAACGGTCGCGGAAGTCCTGCGACAGGCCTGA
- a CDS encoding threonine ammonia-lyase, whose product MEMSEITFQEIQTAARRLEKNAHRTPVATSDQLNDIVGAEVFCKCENLQRVGAFKFRGAFNLIGQLSEAQRESGVVAFSSGNHAQAVALVAKRLKIPAVIVMPRDSPAVKLAATRGYGAEVILYDRLKDNREAIAKQLSEKRGLTLVPPFDHPHIIAGQGTVALEFLADIPDLDFLVAPIGGGGLISGCSIAAHAIRPGIRIVGVEPETANDTFLSLKQGKIISTPLSRSIADGLLSPAPGRLTFPVMQQHLESVALVTDAEIAEAVRFMLIRMKLLVEPSGAAGVAALMAGKVPGLRGKRVGVVLTGGNVDPSLLGMMLISKDDNR is encoded by the coding sequence ATGGAGATGAGCGAAATTACGTTTCAAGAGATTCAGACCGCCGCGCGCCGGCTGGAAAAGAATGCGCACCGCACGCCGGTCGCAACTTCAGATCAGCTGAATGACATCGTCGGCGCCGAGGTTTTTTGTAAATGCGAAAACTTGCAACGGGTCGGCGCGTTCAAGTTTCGGGGCGCATTTAATTTGATCGGCCAATTGAGCGAGGCGCAGCGCGAATCAGGGGTGGTGGCCTTCTCCTCCGGAAACCATGCCCAGGCGGTGGCGCTGGTCGCGAAGCGGCTCAAGATCCCCGCCGTCATCGTCATGCCGCGCGACTCCCCCGCCGTAAAGCTGGCGGCAACGCGCGGTTACGGCGCGGAAGTGATCCTCTATGATCGTCTCAAAGACAACCGGGAAGCGATCGCGAAACAATTGTCGGAGAAAAGGGGCCTGACGCTCGTGCCGCCGTTCGACCATCCGCACATTATCGCCGGGCAGGGAACCGTCGCGCTGGAATTCCTCGCCGACATCCCCGATCTCGATTTTCTTGTGGCGCCGATCGGGGGAGGCGGGCTGATCAGCGGATGCAGCATCGCGGCCCATGCAATCCGGCCCGGAATTCGGATCGTCGGGGTCGAGCCCGAAACGGCGAATGATACTTTCCTCTCCCTGAAGCAGGGGAAAATCATCTCCACCCCGCTCTCCCGGTCGATCGCAGACGGGCTCCTCTCCCCCGCGCCGGGCCGGCTCACTTTTCCGGTCATGCAACAACATTTGGAATCGGTCGCGTTGGTCACCGATGCGGAGATCGCCGAAGCGGTCCGCTTCATGCTGATTCGGATGAAGCTGCTCGTCGAGCCGAGCGGGGCGGCCGGCGTTGCCGCGTTGATGGCGGGCAAGGTTCCAGGCCTGCGGGGCAAAAGGGTCGGCGTCGTCCTCACAGGCGGGAATGTCGATCCCTCGCTGCTGGGAATGATGTTGATTTCAAAAGATGATAATAGATAG
- a CDS encoding PilZ domain-containing protein, producing MMRSKRKRARIPLISIARLTPEGMESKEYVLIRDISTDGLGIYSKERYRKGDLVLVELTLTIQEEKIVESVSGKVVWVAPLPDQNHFAVGIQFEKMQLEKPKLYAHIKKLEERYGEGPF from the coding sequence ATGATGAGAAGCAAAAGGAAACGGGCCAGGATTCCACTGATCTCCATCGCCCGCCTCACGCCCGAGGGGATGGAATCAAAAGAGTATGTTTTGATCCGTGACATCTCAACCGACGGCCTGGGGATATACAGTAAGGAACGGTATCGGAAGGGGGATCTTGTCCTCGTTGAGCTGACCCTGACGATTCAAGAAGAGAAAATCGTCGAATCGGTCTCCGGAAAGGTGGTTTGGGTGGCGCCGCTTCCGGATCAAAACCACTTTGCAGTCGGCATCCAGTTCGAGAAGATGCAGCTGGAAAAACCAAAGTTGTATGCGCACATCAAAAAACTTGAGGAGAGATACGGGGAGGGTCCCTTCTGA
- a CDS encoding TrkA C-terminal domain-containing protein gives MGTWRRIRRDLALAATGFQEATVAIAERVHHRVQHVKISLEMSELERRIREYQSILGEKTYRKFEAGMTDLDLLSQEPELADLGREINALQNRLTLIEEQSTEEEPLRLFEHVLEDSGLVLQHAVIPNGFPWIGKAIQEWNLPAEMRIVYVRKKNGVEVANGRTVVEPHDQITYIGPRRKIHIYKLFWFNG, from the coding sequence ATGGGTACCTGGAGGCGGATCAGACGCGATCTCGCGCTTGCCGCGACCGGATTTCAGGAAGCGACCGTCGCGATCGCCGAGCGGGTCCATCATCGGGTCCAGCATGTCAAGATCTCATTGGAGATGTCCGAACTGGAGCGTCGGATCAGGGAATACCAATCGATCTTGGGAGAGAAGACGTACCGGAAGTTTGAGGCCGGAATGACCGATTTGGATCTTCTCTCCCAAGAGCCCGAACTCGCCGATCTCGGCCGCGAGATCAATGCACTTCAAAACCGGCTGACCCTGATTGAAGAACAATCGACGGAAGAAGAACCGCTCCGCCTTTTTGAGCATGTCCTGGAAGATTCCGGTCTGGTCCTGCAACATGCGGTCATTCCGAACGGGTTTCCCTGGATTGGAAAAGCCATTCAGGAATGGAACCTCCCGGCGGAGATGCGGATTGTCTACGTTCGGAAAAAGAATGGGGTCGAGGTGGCGAACGGACGGACGGTCGTGGAGCCGCATGACCAGATCACCTACATCGGCCCGCGGAGAAAAATACATATTTACAAACTGTTCTGGTTCAACGGTTAA
- the tagH gene encoding type VI secretion system-associated FHA domain protein TagH produces the protein MPFKLVIESILDKTGNEAVECEYEQEVVRIGRQDSNEVQLEDPRRIVSGKHAEIRRKEDQFLLIDIGSKNGTRLNGEPLISGKEYPLGPEDQIAIGNFVLQFFPIIREETKLEAVEVSDATLNFSGTAEETETLLEELSRAYADHQADSEGRRSRIAEILRKAVFSLDEGRARRLLDLVEARFPEPEYQQERVKRKSADTLPPEQMREIAAGRAAHEALKKLAGKYFENAETLDAPEEMTAFVDRLDRVLKVMVDSLADAVKGRREFEAGFEVESTRIFLRKPNPIKVVEGSREIGAYLFDMNISESTEKVIADLEDVFTDLALHQVGMMAGFRECLRGLLKQLDPDTLEGKERREGGALRIGPLAKLAAWDRFREKHRELSEEEVRTFEQILGPYFAEGYLSIQKKKKTTS, from the coding sequence ATGCCATTCAAATTAGTCATCGAGAGTATTTTGGACAAGACCGGAAATGAGGCGGTCGAATGCGAATATGAGCAGGAGGTGGTCCGAATCGGCCGCCAGGATTCCAACGAGGTCCAGCTGGAGGATCCGCGACGCATCGTCTCGGGGAAACATGCCGAGATCCGCCGGAAGGAGGATCAATTCCTGTTGATCGATATCGGGAGCAAAAACGGGACGCGGCTGAACGGGGAGCCGTTGATTTCCGGAAAGGAATACCCGCTCGGCCCGGAAGACCAGATCGCCATCGGCAACTTCGTCCTTCAGTTTTTCCCGATCATTCGGGAGGAGACCAAACTGGAGGCGGTCGAGGTTTCGGACGCCACCCTGAACTTTTCAGGAACGGCGGAGGAGACCGAAACCCTCCTGGAGGAATTAAGCCGCGCCTACGCCGATCATCAAGCAGATTCCGAAGGGCGGCGGTCCCGGATCGCCGAGATTCTCCGGAAGGCGGTTTTCAGCCTCGACGAGGGGAGGGCGAGACGGCTTCTCGATCTGGTCGAGGCCCGCTTCCCGGAGCCGGAGTATCAGCAGGAGCGGGTGAAGCGGAAATCGGCCGATACGCTCCCCCCCGAACAGATGCGGGAGATTGCGGCCGGCCGGGCGGCACATGAAGCCTTAAAGAAGCTGGCGGGAAAATATTTTGAAAATGCAGAGACGCTGGACGCGCCGGAAGAGATGACCGCTTTCGTCGACCGTCTCGATCGGGTCTTAAAGGTCATGGTCGACTCGCTCGCAGACGCGGTGAAAGGACGGCGGGAGTTTGAGGCGGGGTTCGAAGTCGAGTCGACCCGGATCTTCCTGCGCAAACCGAACCCGATCAAAGTGGTCGAGGGGAGCCGGGAGATCGGAGCCTATCTTTTTGACATGAATATTTCGGAGTCGACCGAGAAGGTGATCGCCGATCTGGAAGATGTCTTCACCGACCTGGCGCTTCATCAGGTCGGGATGATGGCCGGATTTCGGGAATGCCTGCGCGGGCTGCTGAAGCAGTTGGATCCGGACACCCTGGAGGGAAAAGAGCGGCGAGAGGGGGGCGCCCTCCGGATCGGCCCGCTGGCCAAATTGGCGGCGTGGGATCGATTCCGGGAAAAACATCGGGAGTTATCAGAGGAGGAGGTTCGGACATTTGAACAGATTTTGGGACCCTATTTTGCGGAGGGCTATCTCTCCATCCAGAAAAAGAAGAAAACAACTTCTTAA
- the tssJ gene encoding type VI secretion system lipoprotein TssJ: protein MILLLCAVSFGLPACGKKVINLSLAGSKTLNLDDGGNPLPVIVRVYQLKGKEKIEGADFISLWKEDEKILEGDLLERQEITLLPDTKVEVKVDPQEGAEYLALMALFRKPEGNDWREIIPLKGKKVRSVEISVEAQTVKAANID from the coding sequence TTGATCTTGCTCCTTTGCGCGGTTTCATTCGGGCTGCCGGCCTGCGGGAAAAAAGTCATCAACCTTTCGCTGGCCGGTTCCAAAACGTTGAATCTCGACGACGGCGGCAACCCCCTTCCGGTGATCGTCCGCGTCTACCAGTTGAAGGGGAAAGAGAAAATCGAGGGGGCCGACTTTATCTCCCTCTGGAAAGAGGATGAGAAAATTCTCGAAGGGGATTTGTTGGAACGGCAGGAGATCACCCTCCTCCCCGATACGAAGGTCGAGGTCAAAGTCGATCCGCAGGAGGGGGCGGAGTATCTGGCGCTGATGGCCCTCTTCCGAAAGCCGGAGGGAAACGATTGGCGGGAGATCATCCCGCTAAAAGGGAAAAAGGTCCGCTCGGTGGAGATCAGCGTCGAAGCGCAGACGGTGAAGGCGGCCAACATCGATTAA